A DNA window from Actinokineospora baliensis contains the following coding sequences:
- a CDS encoding DUF5701 family protein encodes MLASLPSLDKQVQRLWDLGIPELAGLSEQDLAIEGPDNALLVVHPERLKASALAPLLRHKDKPGFVVVDMVDLDDFAPTVELPDKPVYLVTDIDRGDDMANWTPDEALPAIGGKSRSPLTVGEGIQWLLHEPEALERNLCFMTIASRLRKPSGKFDTRTPAIWISNGTGRDGRANKDAPKVGWCWWGNRHTWLGFASAASRV; translated from the coding sequence GTGCTTGCGTCTCTTCCGTCACTCGACAAGCAGGTCCAACGGCTCTGGGACCTCGGTATCCCCGAGTTGGCCGGACTCTCTGAGCAGGACTTGGCCATAGAGGGTCCCGACAACGCGTTGCTGGTCGTCCACCCCGAACGCCTTAAGGCGTCAGCGCTGGCTCCCTTGTTGCGGCACAAGGACAAGCCGGGCTTCGTAGTGGTCGACATGGTGGACTTGGACGACTTCGCGCCGACGGTGGAGTTGCCCGACAAGCCCGTCTACCTGGTGACCGACATAGACCGCGGCGATGACATGGCCAACTGGACGCCAGATGAGGCGCTGCCAGCGATCGGCGGTAAGAGCCGCTCGCCGCTGACAGTGGGGGAGGGCATCCAGTGGCTTCTCCACGAGCCCGAGGCGCTCGAGCGCAACCTGTGCTTCATGACCATCGCGTCGCGCCTACGCAAACCGAGCGGCAAGTTCGACACCCGCACCCCCGCGATCTGGATCAGCAACGGCACCGGCCGCGACGGCAGAGCGAACAAGGACGCCCCCAAGGTCGGCTGGTGCTGGTGGGGTAACCGCCACACCTGGCTCGGTTTCGCCTCCGCCGCGAGCCGGGTCTGA
- a CDS encoding DMT family transporter, with the protein MSTPRECEMLAWVYLGLAITFEVVATSLMKSTQGFTQLWPTVAVLAGYAVAFFMLAKALQQGMAIGVGYAIWSALGTTVIVIIGALFLNEAITPVKVIGVVLVVAGVVTLNLGGAH; encoded by the coding sequence ATGTCCACCCCTCGGGAGTGCGAGATGCTGGCGTGGGTCTACCTCGGCTTGGCCATCACCTTCGAGGTGGTCGCCACCAGCCTGATGAAGTCGACGCAGGGCTTCACCCAGCTCTGGCCGACCGTGGCCGTGCTCGCGGGCTACGCGGTCGCGTTTTTCATGCTGGCCAAAGCATTGCAACAGGGCATGGCCATCGGCGTCGGCTACGCCATCTGGTCCGCGCTCGGTACCACGGTCATCGTGATCATCGGCGCCCTGTTCCTCAACGAGGCGATCACCCCGGTCAAGGTCATCGGTGTGGTCTTGGTCGTCGCGGGCGTTGTCA